The genome window GAGCCGCGATGCCCATGCTCAGGTTGCGGTACTTGGCTTGACCAAACCCGGCCGTGCGTACCATCGACAGAAACGTATCCTGATCGGGAAAATTGCGGATCGATTCGACGAGGTATTGGTAGCTATCGCGGTCGCCCGCGATGGCCTGCCCCATGCGCGGGATCACGTTGAAACTGTAGAGGTCATAGGCTTTTTGCATCGCCGGGTTGGGCAGTTGGCTGAACTCCAACACCATCAGACGGCCACCGGGGCGCAACACGCGGTACGCCTCGTTCAGTGCCTCTTGGGGGCGGGTCACGTTACGAATGCCAAAGCTGATCGTGTAGACATCAAAGGTGTTGTCGGGAAAGGGCAGCGCCATGGCGTCGCCCACAACCCAATCAAGGCTGCCGGTCAGGCTGTCGGCCTCGGCCCGTTTGCGGCCTTCGACGAGCATCGGCTCGGTGAGGTCGAGCACGGTGGCATGACCGTGGCCCGCACGACCTAGAAATTTGAAAGACACATCGCCGGTGCCACCCGCCACATCGAGCAACTTCTGACCGGGACGCGGGGCGAGCCAATCCATCATCGCTTCTTTCCAGACGCGGTGGATCCCCATGCTCATCACATCGTTCATGATGTCGTATTTGCTGGCGACGGAGTTGAACACACCCTGCACACGACCTGCTTTTTCATGCTCGGGTACGGTCTCGAACCCGAAATGGGTAGTTTTGTCGGCGTCCTGGGTCATCTGCTCTTGCGATCCTCTGGTTCAGTCCCTTGTTATAGGGTGCCGTAGGCTGGGGACAATGCGTGCCTTTTGTCACAGGCAAGCCAGAGGGGAAACCGAGATGCCAGAACTGCCAGAGGTCGAAACCGTCCGCCGGGGGCTGGCCCCGGCGATGGAGGGGCAAGTGATCGCCCGGGCCGAGGTGAACCGCCCCGACCTGCGCTGGCCCTTCCCCGAGCGGATGGCGGAGCGGTTGACCGGGCAGCGTGTCGGGCTGCTGCGGCGGCGGTCGAAGTATATTCTTGCCGATCTGGAAAGCGGGGAATCGCTGCTGGTGCATCTGGGCATGTCCGGGCGGATGCTGGTCTCGGGCGACCCTCTGGGGCAATTTCAGCACAACCACCCCGCGCCCGAGAAACATGACCACGTCGTGTTGCATATGGGTAACGGTGCGCGGATCACCTTTAACGACCCACGCCGTTTCGGCGCGATGGATTTGATGCCCACCGTCGGGGCCGAGACACATAAACTGCTTGCCTCGCTCGGGCCGGAACCCTTGGGCAATGACTTTCACGAAGCGCATCTGGTGGCCGCGCTGAAAGGGCGCAACATGCCGATCAAATCCGCCCTGCTGGATCAGCGGATCGTCGCGGGTTTGGGGAATATCTACGTCTGCGAAGCGCTTTACCGGGCGGGCATCCACCCGGCACGCAAGGCCGGGCGTATCTCTTCGGCCCGGATCGCGGGGCTGGTCCCGATCATCCGCAACGTGCTGGCCGATGCGATTGAGGCGGGGGGATCGTCGCTGAAAGATTTTCGGCAGGCAGATGGCGAATTGGGCTATTTTCAACATAGCTTTGATGTCTACGGTCGCGAAGGCAAACCCTGCCGCCGATCGGGCTGTGAAGGCACTATTGCCCGGATCGTGCAGGGCGGGCGGTCTTCCTTCTATTGCCCGCGGTGCCAAAGATAACTTGAAACATAGGGGGCGCGTGGTATGCACATTCCCCTGAGCGCAACAACAAAGAGCATTCTTGATGGCT of Sulfitobacter sp. DSM 110093 contains these proteins:
- the ubiE gene encoding bifunctional demethylmenaquinone methyltransferase/2-methoxy-6-polyprenyl-1,4-benzoquinol methylase UbiE produces the protein MTQDADKTTHFGFETVPEHEKAGRVQGVFNSVASKYDIMNDVMSMGIHRVWKEAMMDWLAPRPGQKLLDVAGGTGDVSFKFLGRAGHGHATVLDLTEPMLVEGRKRAEADSLTGSLDWVVGDAMALPFPDNTFDVYTISFGIRNVTRPQEALNEAYRVLRPGGRLMVLEFSQLPNPAMQKAYDLYSFNVIPRMGQAIAGDRDSYQYLVESIRNFPDQDTFLSMVRTAGFGQAKYRNLSMGIAALHSGWKL
- the mutM gene encoding bifunctional DNA-formamidopyrimidine glycosylase/DNA-(apurinic or apyrimidinic site) lyase: MPELPEVETVRRGLAPAMEGQVIARAEVNRPDLRWPFPERMAERLTGQRVGLLRRRSKYILADLESGESLLVHLGMSGRMLVSGDPLGQFQHNHPAPEKHDHVVLHMGNGARITFNDPRRFGAMDLMPTVGAETHKLLASLGPEPLGNDFHEAHLVAALKGRNMPIKSALLDQRIVAGLGNIYVCEALYRAGIHPARKAGRISSARIAGLVPIIRNVLADAIEAGGSSLKDFRQADGELGYFQHSFDVYGREGKPCRRSGCEGTIARIVQGGRSSFYCPRCQR